From Chelatococcus sp. YT9, a single genomic window includes:
- a CDS encoding dihydrodipicolinate synthase family protein translates to MKLEASAKGLFPIAPTPFSPDGAIDFNSIDKLTDFYVECGSTGMTVLGVMGEAPKLDGAEAIDVAKRYIKRAPQLPVIVGVSAPGFAAMRRLSLAAMDAGAAGVMIAPPNTLRTDDQIVTYYSQAIEAIGSDIPFCIQDFPLTFTVVMTPGVIRRIITDNPSCVMLKHEDWPGLEKISTLRKWEAEGALRHVSILCGNGGLFLDFETERGADGAMTGYAFPDMLADLVRLTVAGERDAAHDLFDAHLPLLRYEQQPGVGLAVRKYVMARRGLIASDAQRAPAGGMSATAKAEVEYLLARLAAKDKRAAVA, encoded by the coding sequence ATGAAACTCGAGGCATCCGCTAAGGGGCTCTTCCCCATCGCCCCCACCCCGTTCAGCCCCGATGGGGCTATCGATTTCAACTCCATCGACAAGCTGACCGATTTTTATGTGGAATGCGGCAGCACGGGCATGACAGTGCTTGGTGTGATGGGAGAGGCGCCCAAGCTCGATGGCGCGGAGGCTATCGACGTCGCCAAGCGTTATATCAAGCGCGCGCCCCAGCTGCCGGTGATCGTTGGCGTGTCCGCGCCGGGCTTCGCGGCGATGCGGAGGTTGAGCCTCGCGGCGATGGATGCGGGCGCGGCCGGTGTCATGATCGCCCCGCCGAACACGCTGCGCACGGACGATCAGATCGTCACGTACTACAGCCAGGCTATTGAGGCGATCGGCTCGGACATCCCGTTCTGCATCCAGGACTTTCCGCTGACCTTCACGGTCGTGATGACACCGGGTGTCATCCGCCGGATCATCACGGACAATCCCTCCTGCGTGATGCTGAAGCATGAGGATTGGCCGGGCCTGGAGAAAATCTCGACCCTGCGCAAGTGGGAGGCCGAGGGTGCGCTGCGCCATGTCTCCATTCTTTGCGGCAACGGCGGACTGTTCCTCGACTTCGAGACCGAGCGCGGCGCCGATGGCGCCATGACCGGCTATGCCTTTCCAGACATGCTGGCTGATCTCGTGCGCCTGACGGTGGCGGGCGAGCGCGATGCGGCGCATGATCTCTTCGATGCGCATCTGCCGCTCTTGCGTTATGAGCAGCAGCCTGGCGTCGGCCTTGCGGTCCGCAAATATGTGATGGCGCGCCGTGGCCTCATCGCCTCCGATGCGCAACGTGCTCCTGCCGGCGGCATGTCCGCGACCGCCAAGGCCGAGGTTGAGTATCTGCTGGCGCGTCTTGCCGCCAAGGACAAGCGCGCGGCTGTCGCCTGA
- a CDS encoding ABC transporter permease, producing the protein MLGRHFLTKVVRGILTVWIIVTFTFVALNLSGDPIDALVGDQASPEVIAHYREKFGLDRPLWQQYLAYIGGIAQGDFGLSLSDQQPAIELIAAALPHTLRLGLLAFSLGLVLGIGLGIVAALNRNRPIDRFVMSFAVLGFSLPNFFLGILLILLFSLHWRLLPSSGDATIWHLILPAVTLGTHFAGTFARFTRSAMLEVLNKQYVTAARAKGVPRPRRVLWHALPNAAIPIITIVGLKLGDLVAGSIIVETVFAVPGVGRLLVNAVTSRDFALVQAILIMVSITMILANLAVDVIYTLIDPRMRAARAGN; encoded by the coding sequence ATGCTCGGCCGCCATTTTCTCACGAAAGTCGTTCGCGGTATCCTGACCGTCTGGATCATCGTGACCTTCACCTTCGTTGCCTTGAATCTCTCAGGAGATCCTATCGATGCGTTGGTCGGCGACCAGGCCTCGCCCGAGGTTATCGCGCACTATCGCGAGAAGTTCGGCCTCGATCGGCCGTTATGGCAGCAGTATCTCGCGTATATCGGGGGTATTGCGCAGGGGGATTTCGGCCTGTCGCTGTCGGATCAACAGCCGGCGATCGAGCTGATCGCGGCCGCCTTGCCGCACACGTTGCGGCTCGGCCTTCTGGCCTTTTCTCTCGGTCTCGTGCTCGGTATCGGCCTTGGCATCGTCGCGGCGCTCAATCGCAACCGCCCGATCGACCGCTTCGTGATGAGCTTCGCCGTGCTCGGCTTCAGCCTGCCGAACTTTTTCCTCGGCATTCTGCTCATACTCTTGTTTTCGCTCCATTGGCGGCTCTTGCCGAGTTCCGGTGATGCAACGATCTGGCACCTGATCCTGCCGGCTGTCACGCTCGGCACGCATTTCGCCGGCACGTTCGCGCGCTTCACGCGCTCCGCGATGCTGGAGGTTCTCAACAAGCAGTATGTGACCGCGGCGCGCGCAAAGGGCGTGCCGCGCCCGCGGCGGGTGCTATGGCATGCGCTGCCCAATGCAGCGATCCCCATTATCACGATTGTCGGGTTGAAGCTTGGCGATCTCGTCGCCGGCTCGATCATCGTGGAGACAGTCTTCGCTGTTCCCGGTGTTGGGCGTCTGTTGGTCAATGCCGTGACGTCCCGAGACTTCGCGCTGGTCCAGGCGATCCTGATCATGGTGTCGATCACCATGATCCTGGCCAACCTCGCCGTCGACGTCATCTACACTCTGATCGACCCCCGCATGCGTGCGGCGCGGGCCGGGAACTGA
- a CDS encoding DUF4214 domain-containing protein has product MTTWVWNGGTGSWSDQSNWTAEGSGENGLPQIGDTVVIASGNPQVEAITLQDITIILGSADRNNPATLTADSTIFAAGTVIMNYGETAFARLEVSGDVSLAGALSPYAKGGTLTVDIADGASFTNTGIVTSGEVAAITILGEGTLINNKLLSAVGAGHLVLGEDLSIGGSGRIVLGDGGLITVNGAVPASQQVTFKDGGTLVVQDLASFKAEIAAFASGNKIDFPALTANEFHFDSTTGVLQIEENGVVVGQMTFSGVSGPGMFELAPLSGGGTLLEGYVPSSVVPPEIAAPDLFPTLPIALRVAPGDTITLEDALTQAFGSDFGGYKEFYIYYAGQEVWVEDRFSFWDPKNPSMNEWLVNGTPIGPGENNITKITADQLSSVELKAGNVIGANATILVPIAYDDNGNAIEYANYKPIVVNPDLIPPPVSGRAPTADDIVAMAEAYAKVYFNIPNTNDCFNIGKAIAASVGAALPDTAYNLDPSENVDGGFWRVAYRGDQGEPVLDWSTLVKPGDIVRMAWPGGGGHTTTVIKGVGPEGQILVYDNDSFVPGFESIGEHYANYAPETLATGITIFRLAEDARYLITATDLTETLQGTIHDDDIRPNGGADSITGGPGDDLVQGLTAQMNGITFTDFTFGDTLGFNDLSSQNLVVNYTRNAGEIVISSEGEEVATVTIGQGLDAPIFTVTNDGAGGSIIGVVSGQDPAAAEIAPLYDVLGRQPDAPGLDFWRTGIESGLLLDDVAMTFLESAEFKSEHGELSDGGFVELLYNTYFNRPPDVEGYAFWIEALEDGAIDRGTLLVGFTQSAEYHDLHQV; this is encoded by the coding sequence ATGACGACCTGGGTGTGGAACGGGGGCACGGGCAGCTGGTCTGATCAGTCGAACTGGACGGCCGAGGGGAGCGGCGAAAACGGTCTCCCCCAAATTGGTGACACGGTCGTCATCGCGAGCGGAAATCCGCAGGTGGAGGCTATCACCCTTCAGGATATCACCATTATCCTCGGCTCGGCCGACAGGAACAACCCCGCGACGTTGACGGCAGATTCGACGATCTTCGCCGCCGGCACGGTCATCATGAACTACGGCGAGACGGCTTTCGCCCGGCTCGAGGTCAGTGGCGATGTGTCGCTGGCCGGTGCTCTGTCGCCTTACGCGAAGGGTGGCACCCTGACGGTGGATATCGCTGACGGCGCGAGCTTCACAAACACCGGCATTGTCACCAGCGGTGAAGTGGCAGCGATCACGATCCTCGGTGAAGGCACTCTCATCAACAATAAGCTGCTTTCAGCGGTGGGAGCCGGCCACCTCGTTCTTGGCGAGGACCTGTCAATCGGCGGCTCCGGCCGAATTGTGCTTGGCGATGGCGGTTTGATTACTGTCAATGGCGCTGTTCCCGCAAGCCAGCAAGTGACATTCAAGGATGGCGGCACTCTCGTCGTGCAGGACCTCGCAAGCTTTAAGGCCGAGATCGCAGCTTTTGCCAGCGGCAACAAGATCGATTTTCCCGCGTTGACCGCCAACGAATTCCATTTCGATTCCACGACGGGCGTCCTGCAGATCGAGGAGAACGGCGTCGTCGTCGGCCAGATGACGTTCTCAGGCGTTTCAGGGCCGGGCATGTTCGAGCTCGCCCCACTCTCTGGCGGTGGGACTTTGCTTGAAGGCTACGTTCCATCGTCTGTCGTGCCGCCGGAAATTGCCGCGCCTGACCTTTTCCCGACCCTGCCGATCGCGCTGCGCGTCGCGCCGGGAGACACGATCACGCTCGAAGATGCGCTCACCCAGGCCTTCGGCAGTGACTTCGGCGGCTACAAGGAATTCTACATTTACTATGCCGGCCAGGAAGTATGGGTCGAGGATCGCTTCTCCTTTTGGGATCCTAAGAATCCGAGCATGAACGAGTGGCTGGTGAATGGCACGCCGATTGGGCCGGGCGAAAACAATATCACCAAGATCACGGCGGATCAGTTGTCCTCGGTGGAGCTGAAAGCCGGTAACGTTATCGGTGCGAATGCTACCATTCTCGTGCCAATAGCTTACGACGACAATGGGAACGCGATTGAATACGCAAATTATAAGCCGATCGTCGTCAATCCGGACCTGATACCGCCTCCGGTCTCGGGGCGTGCGCCGACCGCCGACGATATTGTCGCGATGGCTGAGGCCTACGCCAAGGTCTACTTCAACATTCCGAATACCAACGATTGCTTCAACATCGGCAAGGCGATCGCTGCCTCGGTGGGCGCAGCGTTGCCCGACACTGCCTATAATCTCGATCCAAGCGAGAATGTCGACGGTGGTTTCTGGCGCGTGGCCTACCGCGGCGATCAGGGAGAGCCGGTTCTTGACTGGTCGACGCTCGTTAAGCCGGGTGACATCGTCCGCATGGCATGGCCCGGTGGTGGTGGTCACACGACAACCGTCATCAAAGGGGTTGGGCCAGAAGGCCAGATCCTCGTCTACGACAATGACTCCTTTGTTCCAGGTTTCGAGTCCATCGGCGAGCATTATGCGAACTACGCGCCGGAGACCCTCGCTACGGGCATCACCATTTTTAGGCTTGCCGAGGACGCGCGTTATCTCATCACGGCGACAGATCTGACTGAAACGCTGCAAGGCACGATCCATGATGACGACATACGCCCCAACGGTGGTGCGGACAGCATAACCGGCGGGCCCGGTGATGATCTTGTCCAGGGCCTCACGGCGCAGATGAATGGCATCACCTTCACCGACTTCACGTTCGGCGATACGCTTGGTTTCAACGATCTTTCGTCGCAGAACCTCGTCGTGAACTATACACGAAACGCTGGTGAGATTGTCATTTCCAGCGAAGGTGAAGAGGTGGCGACCGTTACGATCGGCCAGGGGCTCGATGCTCCGATCTTCACCGTTACGAATGATGGCGCGGGAGGCTCGATCATCGGCGTCGTGTCGGGACAGGACCCTGCCGCCGCCGAAATCGCCCCCCTCTACGATGTGCTCGGCCGTCAGCCGGACGCGCCGGGTCTCGATTTCTGGCGGACTGGCATCGAATCCGGCTTGTTGCTCGATGACGTTGCGATGACATTTCTGGAGAGCGCCGAGTTCAAATCAGAGCATGGCGAGCTCAGCGACGGCGGCTTCGTTGAGCTGCTCTACAACACCTATTTCAATCGCCCGCCAGATGTCGAGGGCTATGCCTTTTGGATTGAGGCTCTCGAAGACGGTGCCATTGATCGTGGTACTCTGCTGGTGGGGTTCACGCAGAGCGCCGAATACCACGATCTTCATCAGGTTTAG
- a CDS encoding ABC transporter permease → MALFWPTRRTETAPVKAEARYPALVVAALIFVALIFVVFLFADILAPYDYRTQSLINRLKPPVFLGGTWAHVLGTDELGRDVLSRLIYAIRFSVLVALGGTMIGAFIGTLLGFLAAHFRGWVEEAIMMMADVQASLPFMLIALALIALFGGSFTLFIVIMGFYGWEVFARLTRGVVIAANTQGYATAVVALGAPAWHVYARHILPNILSVLIVQFTLNFPQVILLETSLSFLGLGIRPPLTSLGQMLGAGRAYLMTAWWIAILPGTAIFLTTMSISILGDWVRDRLDPTLKSG, encoded by the coding sequence ATGGCGTTGTTCTGGCCAACCCGTCGAACCGAAACCGCTCCGGTCAAAGCCGAGGCGCGTTATCCTGCGCTGGTTGTCGCTGCTCTGATCTTTGTGGCGCTGATCTTCGTCGTATTCCTGTTCGCCGACATCCTCGCGCCCTATGACTACCGCACGCAATCCTTGATCAACCGCCTGAAGCCCCCCGTCTTTCTCGGCGGGACCTGGGCGCATGTGCTCGGGACCGACGAGCTTGGGCGCGATGTCCTCAGCCGGCTCATTTACGCCATCCGTTTCAGCGTGCTCGTCGCGCTCGGGGGCACCATGATCGGCGCCTTCATAGGTACGCTCCTTGGCTTCCTGGCGGCTCACTTCCGCGGCTGGGTAGAAGAAGCCATCATGATGATGGCTGACGTGCAGGCTTCGCTGCCGTTCATGCTGATCGCGCTGGCGCTGATCGCCCTTTTCGGCGGCAGCTTTACGTTGTTCATCGTCATCATGGGGTTCTACGGCTGGGAGGTCTTTGCGCGCCTCACCCGGGGCGTGGTCATCGCAGCGAATACGCAGGGCTATGCCACGGCTGTCGTGGCGCTCGGCGCGCCGGCCTGGCACGTCTATGCTCGGCATATCCTCCCCAATATCCTGAGCGTGCTGATCGTCCAGTTCACCCTGAACTTTCCGCAAGTCATCCTGCTGGAAACGTCACTCAGCTTTCTGGGGCTCGGCATTCGCCCACCTCTGACGAGCCTTGGTCAAATGCTGGGCGCCGGCCGCGCCTATCTCATGACCGCTTGGTGGATAGCTATCCTGCCGGGCACGGCAATCTTTTTGACCACCATGTCCATCTCGATCCTCGGTGATTGGGTGCGCGATCGCCTCGATCCGACGCTGAAGTCGGGCTGA
- a CDS encoding oligopeptide/dipeptide ABC transporter ATP-binding protein — protein MSDTQAGDTSDALLAVMHLRRHFGARRSLLRRERTIRAVEDVSLTLRVGETLGLVGESGCGKSTTGRMIVGLEKPSGGAITFKGRDLTQLTPREWQSQRRDVQMIFQNPQSALDPRLTIARQIREPLDLHDIGERAGRDMEVIRLMGAVALPAELADRYPHQISGGQAQRVVIARALALRPSLIVCDEPVSALDVSVQATVTDLLQELQERFDIAYLFISHDLRVVKKLSHRVAVMYLGQIVEEGETDPLYRQPLHPYTMALLAAIPDLSSVKGEPRTRLVGDPPSPANPPSGCHFHTRCPYAQPRCSADKPELRVIGDRRVRCHFAEDFRTAS, from the coding sequence ATGAGCGATACGCAAGCGGGGGACACCTCCGATGCATTGCTTGCGGTCATGCATCTGCGCCGTCATTTCGGAGCGCGGCGGTCGCTGCTGCGGCGTGAGCGCACGATCCGGGCCGTCGAGGATGTATCGCTGACGTTGCGGGTCGGAGAGACCCTTGGCCTCGTCGGCGAATCCGGCTGCGGCAAGTCGACGACCGGGCGCATGATCGTTGGGCTGGAGAAGCCGAGCGGCGGCGCCATCACGTTCAAGGGAAGAGACCTCACGCAGCTGACGCCGAGGGAGTGGCAGAGCCAGCGGCGCGACGTGCAGATGATCTTCCAGAACCCGCAGTCGGCGCTTGACCCGCGTCTTACCATCGCGCGCCAGATCCGCGAGCCGCTTGATCTCCATGATATTGGGGAGCGGGCTGGGCGCGATATGGAGGTGATCCGGCTCATGGGGGCGGTGGCGCTGCCCGCCGAATTGGCCGATCGCTATCCCCACCAGATCAGCGGCGGACAGGCGCAGCGCGTCGTGATCGCCCGCGCGCTTGCCCTGCGGCCGAGCCTGATCGTCTGCGACGAACCGGTCTCGGCGCTCGACGTGTCCGTGCAGGCGACGGTGACGGATCTTTTGCAAGAGCTGCAGGAGCGCTTCGACATCGCCTATCTCTTCATCTCCCACGACCTCAGGGTGGTGAAGAAGCTCTCCCATCGGGTTGCCGTGATGTATCTCGGGCAGATCGTTGAGGAAGGCGAGACCGATCCGCTCTACCGACAGCCATTGCACCCGTACACGATGGCGTTGCTCGCGGCGATTCCGGACCTCTCGTCCGTCAAAGGCGAGCCAAGGACCCGGCTTGTCGGTGATCCGCCGTCGCCCGCGAATCCGCCATCGGGCTGCCATTTCCATACCCGCTGTCCCTACGCGCAACCGCGCTGCTCCGCGGATAAGCCTGAGTTGCGAGTCATCGGGGACCGGCGTGTCCGTTGTCATTTCGCCGAAGATTTCAGGACCGCATCATGA
- a CDS encoding LysR substrate-binding domain-containing protein, translating to MNIRFLRTFCVVADKGSLAAAARHLGLANASVAEQIRALEKTLGATLTVRRGQGIALTDAGQAVLGSARQIVAQADDLHQVAQAGSLRGRLRVGAISTALISLMPRALQRLADEHPDIEMKVVPGTSAGLLTMLDYGEIDCALAVRPPFKLPKTLSWQSVRNEPLVFVAPPSDPSLSIAARLRGGPFIRMDRNAWTGQIVSKFLAERKLELRELFELDAPETIVILAAEGLGVSLLPDWGIVPPVGRALDIKPVDDDGRHGREVGIIGHRGPAEALISAFGAMLREPKPASY from the coding sequence ATGAACATTCGCTTTCTCCGCACATTTTGCGTCGTTGCGGACAAGGGATCTCTGGCGGCGGCAGCGCGCCATCTCGGCTTGGCCAATGCCTCGGTGGCCGAACAAATCCGCGCCCTTGAGAAAACCCTCGGCGCCACGTTGACGGTGCGCCGTGGACAGGGCATTGCTTTGACCGACGCTGGCCAAGCGGTGCTCGGCAGCGCGCGGCAGATCGTGGCCCAGGCGGACGATCTCCACCAGGTCGCGCAGGCCGGCTCGCTGCGCGGACGACTGCGGGTTGGGGCCATTTCGACCGCCCTGATCTCGCTGATGCCGCGTGCCCTGCAGCGCCTCGCGGACGAGCATCCTGACATTGAAATGAAGGTGGTGCCAGGTACATCGGCGGGGCTTCTCACGATGCTCGACTATGGCGAGATCGACTGTGCCCTGGCCGTGAGGCCGCCCTTCAAGCTGCCGAAGACGCTCTCATGGCAGAGCGTGCGCAACGAACCGCTCGTGTTCGTCGCGCCGCCAAGCGATCCCAGCCTGAGCATCGCCGCGCGCTTGCGAGGAGGCCCCTTCATCCGCATGGATCGCAATGCCTGGACTGGTCAGATCGTTAGCAAGTTTCTCGCGGAGCGGAAGCTCGAATTACGCGAACTTTTCGAGCTCGATGCGCCCGAGACCATCGTCATCCTGGCAGCGGAAGGCCTCGGCGTCTCATTGCTGCCAGACTGGGGCATCGTGCCGCCGGTTGGACGCGCACTGGACATCAAACCCGTGGACGATGATGGCCGCCACGGGCGCGAGGTCGGCATCATCGGCCATCGGGGCCCAGCGGAGGCGCTCATCAGCGCATTCGGCGCGATGCTGCGCGAACCCAAACCTGCCTCGTACTGA
- a CDS encoding glycerophosphodiester phosphodiesterase family protein, which yields MTRPLAIAHRGYSARFPENTLEAYRAAIEAGADIIETDARLAADGVVVACHDATLARLAGREDAVADLPSHALLGIELPRGALTTLGEALATICPHRPALIDVKTQDLAIIDAIAATIERAGVRSRVWIGVRDHRQAAEASRLLPSVNILAFLPEGADIEAFAKAGARAFRVWEADLGGEEAERLLAQRPVWVTAGGARTGRDAGDIDAISLAGVVARAPKAVLVNDPTLLTASSAAGAA from the coding sequence ATGACCCGGCCGCTCGCCATCGCGCATCGTGGCTACTCTGCTCGCTTCCCCGAGAACACGCTCGAGGCCTATCGCGCGGCTATCGAGGCCGGCGCCGATATCATCGAGACTGATGCGCGCCTTGCCGCCGACGGCGTCGTCGTTGCCTGCCATGACGCCACATTGGCGCGCTTGGCCGGCCGTGAAGACGCCGTGGCCGACCTTCCGAGCCATGCGCTGCTCGGCATCGAGCTGCCACGCGGCGCGCTGACGACCCTTGGCGAGGCGTTGGCGACCATCTGCCCCCATAGGCCGGCGCTGATCGATGTTAAGACGCAGGATCTTGCGATCATCGATGCGATCGCCGCGACCATAGAGCGGGCGGGTGTCCGATCGCGCGTCTGGATCGGCGTGCGTGACCATCGCCAGGCGGCTGAGGCGAGCCGTCTTTTGCCGAGCGTCAATATTCTGGCCTTCCTGCCCGAGGGCGCGGATATCGAAGCCTTCGCGAAGGCCGGGGCCCGTGCCTTCCGGGTGTGGGAGGCCGATTTGGGGGGCGAAGAGGCCGAGCGCCTCCTCGCACAGCGCCCGGTGTGGGTGACTGCGGGGGGAGCCCGCACCGGCCGCGACGCCGGTGACATTGATGCGATCAGCCTCGCGGGCGTTGTCGCTCGTGCGCCGAAGGCCGTGCTCGTCAACGATCCGACGCTGCTGACCGCATCGTCTGCCGCCGGAGCCGCATGA
- a CDS encoding SDR family oxidoreductase gives MDLGIEGRPALVLGGGGGLGRASAVALAREGALVAIADIDPAAVKASCAAVERVGGKAHGIVWDLADIASIDGHVAEAEKALGPVQILVSYTGGPPPTLVSGQSADAWRKFFDMMVVSVIGVADRVLPGMRAAKWGRIITSTSSGVVAPIPNLGLSNALRLSLVGWSKTLAREVAKDGITTNIIVPGRIATDRIRFLDEAKAKRENRSVDEVSVESVGTIPAGRYGKPEEYADAVAFLASDRASYITGTVLRVDGGLIGSV, from the coding sequence ATGGATCTCGGTATCGAGGGGCGCCCGGCGCTCGTCCTAGGCGGTGGTGGTGGCCTCGGCCGCGCGAGCGCCGTCGCGCTGGCCCGTGAGGGAGCCCTGGTGGCGATCGCTGATATTGATCCCGCCGCTGTCAAGGCCTCCTGCGCGGCCGTGGAACGCGTTGGCGGCAAGGCACATGGCATCGTATGGGATCTCGCCGATATCGCCTCCATCGACGGTCATGTGGCAGAGGCGGAGAAGGCCCTCGGCCCGGTGCAGATCCTTGTGAGCTACACCGGCGGCCCGCCGCCGACGCTCGTATCCGGACAGAGCGCCGACGCCTGGCGCAAGTTCTTCGACATGATGGTGGTGTCAGTCATCGGCGTCGCGGACCGGGTGCTGCCGGGCATGCGCGCTGCCAAATGGGGGCGCATCATCACCAGCACGTCGTCGGGTGTCGTCGCGCCGATTCCCAACCTCGGCCTGTCTAACGCACTCCGGCTCTCACTTGTCGGCTGGTCGAAGACGCTGGCGCGGGAAGTGGCAAAGGACGGAATCACGACGAACATCATCGTGCCCGGCCGGATCGCGACAGACCGTATCCGCTTCCTGGACGAGGCCAAGGCCAAGCGCGAAAACCGCTCGGTCGACGAGGTCTCTGTCGAGAGCGTTGGCACCATCCCGGCGGGACGCTATGGCAAACCCGAGGAATACGCCGACGCGGTCGCTTTCCTGGCCAGCGACCGCGCGTCCTACATCACCGGTACCGTTTTGCGGGTGGACGGTGGGCTGATCGGCAGCGTTTGA
- a CDS encoding class I SAM-dependent methyltransferase has translation MEARQDSSTHQPPREVDGTKLQAFVNKMLDDVGAAMTGSLVMLGDELGFYRAMAEAGPINAYELAKLTATNARMVQEWLAAQAAAGYVNFDPVAGTYALDPEQAMVFADEDGPAFLASAYDIVAAGYRDEPRVREAFKTGRGLGWHEHHMCLFRGTERFFKTGYKAHLVSEWIPSLDGVRARLEAGARVADVGCGHGASTLIMAEAFPKSHFFGFDYHMPSILAAREAAADAGMADRVHFERATAKDFTGGPYDLVCFFDCLHDMGDPAGAAAHVKKELKRDGVWMVVEPQAGDSVADNLNPVGRIFYAASTMVCTPASMAQEVGLALGAQAGRKRLSNVMKEGGFNHVKVAVETPFNMVFDARQ, from the coding sequence ATGGAGGCAAGGCAGGATAGTTCAACTCACCAACCACCACGCGAAGTCGACGGCACCAAACTGCAAGCGTTCGTGAACAAGATGCTGGATGACGTCGGCGCCGCCATGACCGGCTCGCTGGTCATGCTCGGAGACGAACTCGGATTCTATCGGGCAATGGCGGAAGCCGGACCGATCAATGCCTATGAGCTCGCGAAGCTCACCGCAACCAACGCACGGATGGTGCAAGAATGGCTCGCGGCCCAAGCCGCCGCGGGCTATGTGAACTTCGATCCGGTCGCGGGAACCTATGCGCTCGATCCGGAACAGGCCATGGTCTTTGCCGACGAGGATGGGCCAGCCTTTTTGGCGAGCGCTTATGACATCGTCGCGGCCGGATATCGTGACGAGCCCCGCGTCAGGGAGGCCTTCAAGACCGGGCGTGGACTCGGCTGGCATGAACACCATATGTGCCTGTTCCGCGGCACAGAGCGCTTCTTCAAAACCGGCTACAAGGCCCACCTCGTCTCGGAATGGATACCGAGCCTCGATGGGGTTCGGGCGCGGCTTGAAGCCGGAGCGCGCGTGGCAGATGTGGGCTGCGGCCACGGCGCTTCGACCTTGATCATGGCTGAAGCCTTCCCGAAATCACATTTCTTCGGTTTCGACTATCACATGCCGTCCATTCTCGCGGCGCGGGAGGCCGCGGCCGACGCCGGAATGGCCGACCGTGTCCATTTCGAGCGCGCCACCGCGAAGGATTTCACGGGCGGCCCCTATGATCTTGTCTGCTTCTTCGATTGCCTGCACGACATGGGGGATCCGGCCGGCGCGGCGGCGCATGTCAAGAAGGAGCTCAAGCGCGACGGCGTCTGGATGGTGGTGGAACCGCAGGCTGGTGACAGCGTTGCGGACAACCTGAACCCAGTGGGGCGGATTTTCTATGCGGCCTCGACCATGGTCTGCACGCCCGCATCCATGGCGCAGGAAGTGGGGCTTGCGCTCGGCGCGCAAGCCGGCCGGAAGCGCCTGAGCAACGTGATGAAGGAAGGCGGCTTCAACCATGTAAAAGTGGCCGTGGAAACACCGTTCAACATGGTCTTCGACGCACGGCAGTAG